TCCCAAGGATTATGAGGCAGTTGTTGCCAGAGGGAAGAAAGAATTAGATAATAAAATTCACCCTGAAATCAATCAAGAGAAATTGCCAGATTTTTCGCAGTATGATGAGATTTTCGTTGGTTTTCCAACTTGGTGGAGTCAGCCGCCAATGATTATTCACTCATTATTTGACACAGTTGCTTTTAGTGGCAAAACGATTATTCCATTTACCACTAGTATGAGTTCAACAATTGATGATTCAATGTTGTTCTTTGATGAAATGATTGCTAAAGATACTGGAGTCAATCTGATTGAGGGTATCAGATATGATAATGAGAGTAGTTTAAATAAGTTTTTAAAAAAGAATAACTTAATCTAATAGCTGTGCTGATCGTGAATACTTTACGATTGGCATAGCTATTTTGACGTTTAGTCATTTGGAAAATAAGATAGATATTAAAGGAGGAATTATATAATGTCAACGATTGTAATTGGTTCAGATAGTGGTGTCGGTTTAGAAACTGCTAGGTTGTATGGGAAAAAGGGACAGAGAATAATTTTAGTCTCGAGAAACCAAGCAAAGTTAGATATTGCCACTAAAGAACTAAACGATGAACAAATTTCCACAAGTAATTATGCTTGCGATGTTAATGATTTTTCAAAATTAGAGAAGATGATTCAGGAAATAACTGATAAAGACAAGGATGTAACCAATTTAGTTTATAACGTTGGAAAT
This sequence is a window from Companilactobacillus alimentarius DSM 20249. Protein-coding genes within it:
- a CDS encoding flavodoxin: MAKTNKQVIIYFTSSGTTKRAAEKIQQATQADIFELQAVEAYPKDYEAVVARGKKELDNKIHPEINQEKLPDFSQYDEIFVGFPTWWSQPPMIIHSLFDTVAFSGKTIIPFTTSMSSTIDDSMLFFDEMIAKDTGVNLIEGIRYDNESSLNKFLKKNNLI